Sequence from the Macaca thibetana thibetana isolate TM-01 chromosome 20, ASM2454274v1, whole genome shotgun sequence genome:
TAATGCCTAGAATTAAACTTCATGTGCATGACTAAAATACTGAGATGCCCTTTCATACCCATTTCTTTGGCAAAAATGTTAAGTTTGATAGTACCAAGTGCTAGTTCTGATGTGGGGACAAAGGAACTCACGCAGTGCTGGTGGCATGATGAGTTAGAAgaaccactttggaaagctgtCTGCTGTTACCTAGTAAAGCTGAACATGCATTTGGGTGGGCAAAGGTGGCCTGGCACTGGCAGTGGCACCCTCAGGGTCCCATGGAGTCAGCTCCTGGCTTACCGTTCAGCAATGGAGAGTGCCATGTTCTTCAGTCTCTCCTTGTTGGACTGCGGGGCACTGATCTGGGGGACGACAGGGCTCAGCAGTTTGTTCATCAGTTCCAGTACCTTGTCAGCATTCTGCTCacgtttttaaaattaaggaagcaatcaataaaataatcaataaaaggAACAAGTATATAATGCCCCCTACCCACCAAAGagaactttctggggtgatggatGGAAATGTTTGGTATCTTGATCTGGATGGTGGTTACAAAGATATACACCTATGCACAATTCGTCAAGCTGTACATATAATTATTGCACATTTTTCTACATCTTAATTATACCTCAATCAAAGCATTTTttaccgcctcccaggttcaagtgattctcgtgcctcagcctcctgagtagctgggattacaggcatgcaccacaatgcctggctaatttatatattttcagcagagacgaagttttgccatgttggccaggctagtcttaaactcctggcctcaagtgatgtgcccgccttggcctcccaaagtgctgggattacaggcgtgagcccctgcacttGGCCTATAGCTGTTTTTTTGGTCTACTTTTCTCAGCTGATAAAGAAGAGAATGTAATCTTGTTTAGGTCATAGAATCCTTAGCAGCTACCATATGTTCTTAGTCATCATTTGTTCTTAGGTAGAAACATGTATTCTAGTCATCTCAAAATGCCCAGCTGTggtcttattttctttcactccTTCCTGCACACTGATGTGGTCTTATCTTCTAATACTACTGTTCCCCAGTGTGTCTGTGGCTGCCAGGGTCAGCataatgccattttcttttttttttttttttgagacggagtctcgctgtgtggcccaggctagagtgcagtggcccgatctcggctcactgcaagctccacctcccgggttcgccattctcccgcctcagcctccgagtagctgggactacaggcgcccgccaccacgcccggctagttttttgtatttttttagtagagatggggtttcaccatgttagccaggatggtctcgatctcctgacctcgtgatccacccgcctcggcctcccaaagtgctgggattacaggcttgagccaccgcgcccggcccataatgCCATTTTCAACAGTGGCTTCACCATGGAAATGTGATGGATGCTAATTCTGCTGCCAAGTGAGACAATAGTTCAATGCCTGCAGGACATCCTTTCAATATGTTGTTTGGTCAGAAAAATCTTATGGGAAGAAAtacagctgtaaaatgggaattctGTCCTGACTGGACCATTAACTGTCTAAGCACTAGAGCAAACGCCTCTACAGGGAGGGTGCTACAACAACGACACTGTCGAAGTGGCTGCACATTTAATGCCGAAAGGCTGGCAGACCTGTGAAGTGCAGAAGAAGGAAGCAGGCACACTATACCTTGGCAAGGTCATACAGCTTTGCTGCCTCTTCAAACAGTCCTTTATTTTCTGCCACGGAAGCAACTTTGTTGATAATAGGCTTTGTGTCACTAGTAAACTTATCTATGACTCCAGGCTGACAAGACAAATTatggagggggaggaagagacagacgGGTGCACAGagctattattttaaacaaagagaCGCAATTAGGACCCAAAAAATACTTCAAGTGAAATTGCTTGCCCTGGGCAATACATGTACTCCATCAGCCAGACTCTGGCTTTCTTGAAGATATAAAGTCctattaaaactataaaagagACCAAGGAAACTACACATGAAAGGGCAGACTTACTAGAAGCACAGAGGAGTCAGCAATAAGACATCTGTGCTTTCTAATTTTCCAAAATGACCCAGAGAGTCAGTGAAATCAATGATTTTAAATTTGCTGATGAGTAGGAACCACAGAGAAAAAGCAGGAGGCTTagagaaaatatctgaaagattttggatttgttttctaaGACAGATGGCAAAAGGAACTCAGTGCTGAAAAAACACATGGCAAGTGGTAACaggacatttcttaaaaaaaaaatcaccatcacCACTCGACAGCAACTAAATGCTCAGGAGAGCATGAGAGAGGCCTTAGGTACCCTGGGAGAATGAAGGCAAGTGCATAATATCTCTGCCTGGCCATTCTGCTTCTCCACCGGCACTGGACCCTCAGGGCTGGACCAGGTCGAGGTGACTTGCCCTgccacttgggaggcaggagaggataAGGTCTTATCTATGTTTCCAGCTCTGTCAACTCACACACACTGGAAGCCTCCTGGCCCCAGTACAGCCTGTTAAAGAAGAAACTATGCAAAGCACTCAGTACCATGCCTGGTGATTGTCACTGCCCAATAACCAAGGCCACTGTCATCAGCACTGTCACTTGCCTTTCTTCTGAGGTAGATGCTGTGAGCAGTGTGAGCTCATCTACAGATTGCTGGGTCCAAAACActcatttttacaaatgagaaaagtcaGTCCCTGAGGGGCTAGTGACTTTCTAAAGGCCACAGGGAGATTCAGGGCCAGGACTGGTCTCTGACAACAGGATCTCTGACCCTCCTGCCATGACAACCAATGGGCATAGTGAGTCCTGAAATCCCTCAGGCCTTCCAGGAGTATTTCCAGGGTCACTGTGGAGTTCAAAGCCCTTGGAAACTGCATTTTGAAGGAGGTCAAGTGCACATCTAACTTTTCCATCTTGGGAGAATGGGTGCAgtaatcaatttctttttcttgcatgtTTTCTGAGCCAAGAATGGCAGAAATGTGTAATAGCATTCTCAGCTCAAAAAATGACAGgcatgaacaaatgaatattcTGAACATAATAAAAAAGCTTTGTAATcacaaattaacatattttaaggaGATATAAAGTGTGTGTAAAACCAAGGTCATCATCTGGGCCCAtaattttcattccattttttaaattaagcaacTCTGTTCAGATTTGCATCTTTAGTACCTTGAATCTTAAAATCTAAGTGTATTCTTTTGATATTTATAAATCCCCAACAGCTAACGAACATTTCTCTAAGGATGCATTTAACTCACCTTTCTACTTCCGTCATTCTCTAGTTTCCCAAGAATCATATCGAACTGTGGAAGGAAAAAAGTTTACTCAAATTATTGGACAAAGATATAAACATAATCCATAAgtctttagagaaaaaagagaggaatcaaatGGGATGAATGGGATAAGTCTCACGCAAACTAAAAATCAGTGtgactgaaataaatattttcactgtTAGAAACCAATGAAACTCTAAAAACTCCCTAGGCCTTATCCACCACAACCATATTGAAGTAAACATGCAGTACGGAATGAACATGGGAACATGCACACTGAAAACcatggggaggagagaaaaggaaacccacTTACCTCTCGGCTTTCAATCACAAGCTCACTCACACAGCGCAGAAACATGTTTTCTCCTTGACTATCTTTCTCATCCctgtaagggaaaaaaatcaactcagTTTCTAGTCTGGATATAAGGTCTCTAACGGTCATTCTCAGAATGGCAGAAATTGAAACTAGCTGAAGTAAATGGTCAAAAGCAAACGTTACCTGAGGAAATAGAAGTACTGGAGGGCCTCCCTTGGGTCCGTGGACTCAAACTTCCGGGTGTACAGCATGAGGAGTCGCACAAAGTTCAGCCGCCGCATGCAAGGAGGGTCACCAGGCTCGTGGCTGACTGCATCGTGGGGGTCAGAATGGGTCACAACCACACTGCTCCTCTGACCCATGCAACCCAGAAACTATGGAAGCTGAATCCACAGACCCAGCAGCCTCTACTCCTGCAGCCCAGTCAATGTTTGCCAATATAAGCTTTGGCCAGTCCCTTTTACCACCCTATCCTCAATTTGTCCCCAGGCCCAGCGTGGAGAAAACAGCACTTTGCCTTAAATTACTAATATGTTGGTCTCTGAATGAAAAGATAATCCAACTGACCATTATGGCACATGCTCTGGGATGACTCTGCTACACCAATAAGGAACCCGCAGCCATTCATCCACATttacttcctctctctcccctgacTCTCTCATCCCAGTCTGGTATGCATATGCCTGACTGGGGTTTCCAATGTCATTAAAGCCAGGGCCCTAATGGGAATCAGACCCATAACTCTAGGGGCTGCTTCTTCACCATTTTCCAGGCAATCAGACTGGCCACAAAGCTAGCACTTTGAACAGCACTTTATATACTTAACTTCCAAGGGAATACCAATGCTTGGGGCGGGGAAGCAAGAACCCCAACACTAATCATCTAAAAAGCTCAACTGTCCACATGCTCTAAAATGACTGGTACCCTTTGCTCAAATCCTTATTGGTTGTGGTTTTGTGGCCACCGTCGCCCAAAGAGGGACGTGCTGTGGTTACATTACTGTAAACCCAATCCCAAATACTCACGGAGCTGAGCACTCTGTCCGGAGGACTTTAAAAGCAACTTCAGCTCAAACAGCACCAGTGCTACATGGACAGCATGGCAGCGCAGCCGCTCCATGCGGAAAAGAAAGGCAATTGCTGCCTCAAACTGCGCTGTCAGGAACAGGACTTGGAAGTAGAGGAAGGGTTGCTGGTTCACCGTAAAGTGGGACTCGcctgggagagaggagaggagaggagataaAACCAACTCAGAAAGAAGGTGCTTACTGGTGGCCGAACCCCCAGGCAGCAGCCTGTGAGCCCACAGGACTAGATGGGCAGGAAGAAAGCACCAGCATGAGCCTGAATTGATCAAGGGGGCCCTGAATACAGTAAACTGCCATGTGAAATGTGACCTGGCTCCTCCATCTTCTCTAGACCTCATAACATTACTAGAAATTTGACTGTGCTGTAAAACTCCAGCTGCTTGCGTTAGGTGGGAGAGAAACAGTTAAGGATCTTAAAATGGACCACAGAGAGTGTCTATCTCCTTTACCCTGTTAAGTCACTCAAGGAAAGAAATGCAGATTTCAAAGGAGTTTCAGTTTACTCATAGTCACAGAAATCTGAATGCAACAACTGGTAACCATTATTTggaatcttcttttcttctcagtttttaaaaaataggggggaggaaagaagaaaggctatttctgtctctctcctttgtGCTCAGATCTAGTGACTAGTAAGATCTACTAGGAAGCAACAGCTAcgtcttctttgtctctctctgagCATATGTCTACTAGAACAGTtcaaagaattagagaaaatagatttttgtgTATGACCATATAAGTTTTATGCATTACTTAAGGCCACATGCCCTTTATTTGAATTTGGAATGGTAGGTTTGCTGTTTTGCCTTGACAATCTATAGGAGTtttgaaagaaagacaaaagttCAGAGATGAAAAATTTTCCCAGAGGAAAACTGAGGTAGTCACCTTAAGTGGACAAGAGAAGGGAAAGGTGGTTATGTCCAGGATCTTACCGTAGTCTTCCAACAACTGTTTCTGGAACTGtgagagagtcagcctgtcttgTGGGGAGCTGGTGCCATCGTCGTCAAAACACACTTGGTTCAACTAAATCCCCAAGAGAAACACATGCATTAGTACAAACTACACCCTGAGCCACACGCACAGAGTTGTAGCTGTTCAGCAGCCATGCTCAATGATGTCAGCTGGAAGCTGTGTTTAAGGCTATGGTTATGAGCTGGGaattacacaataaaaaatggggACAGGAGACGAGGACCCCGCTGGTCCTGATCACCTTATTGGCATCATACATTATGCAGGTAAAATCTTTCTGGGGACATGAGCACAGAAAAGGGGTAAAGCCCTGTGTGGGCAGAGGAAACCATGCCTACCTTCAGCCACAGGTAATCCTCAGTTTTGTCTGCCACTTCACTCTGGTTGTCGGTGACGTCACATCTGCCAATGATACAGTACACGGCCCGCTTGTAGGGATCTGTATTGTTCCTGAGGGCTCTGCGGTAATGCAGCCGGAGCTTGTTTTCTGTAGCTGGGGACAATCTACAGACATAAAGGAACAGACAGATACACACTCAATAAAAATCCTCAAGGGCATCTGAAAGCATCCCAAGTCCCAAACATATAACAGCAGGGAAGCCTTCCTTCATCGGGGTAAGAGAGACTGTCTCTGCCCTATCCCCTCCCCTCAGCACCATCACTTTAACCTGACTTGCAACTACCAGCACCTGCATCTATTGGCCTGCCAGTTTTCTATTTGCTGAGACCTTCATGGACAGGTCAGAAATCCCAGGGAATTAGAACTCCATTCCACACCCCAGCAGCACTCAAGCAGCGATGGACAGGAGTGAATCCTTCCCTTAACTGTCTTAGCTCCTCTGTGGCCTCCACACTCCCTTATTCATGTGAGATCACCTCCTAAAAAAACAACTTGCACTCAAATCTCCTTCTGGGGGAACCTTAAGACATTAACCCTACTTTAATTCTAATATGAGCAAGACAGGGGCTTGTGGTTTGAGGTAATCTCTTGACATGACATTATTAATGCTGCCAAGAAAAGTATCCTAGTTTTTCACAAGTACAACTACAGTAACCGCCATCATTTCTtctacatacatgtacatatatataataaccTCAGTTTGAGTATGAACTTAAGTCCAATTACATTAGCAAAAATCCAAGGAAAATTAATGCTTAGCAGTTCCTTAATGCAAGAGAATGTAAAGACTTAATGAATTAATTCAatgattatatttcaattttactAACTTCTAATTCTAGCCTTTAAGCTATGAAGTACATGACAACATATTTCCATACTGGAAGCACTAAGTGTTAacaaatgtaacttttaaaaagtccCATTTTATAAAGCATCCTTGATGTGCCTTAGATTTACAGAACAACTCACATCATGCTCCTGAGCCAGCCCCTCCCTTGTAGGAACAGGAAAATTCCCAAACACAGATGCACGCATGCCTAGACATCAGCATCAGAATGGGGCATTCTTCTAATCCTTTCACTCTTTATTCCCGAGAGAGTTCTATTTGCTTTCAAAACCTCCTTTTTCCCCCAAGCAGAAACTTGTTTTGGGCCTGTCCAGGGAAAAGAGAATAACGACAGGGAAGGTCGCCCCTTTGATTCTGCACGGCTACCACTGGGCGTGCCACCTCATTTACCATACCTTCTGTCCTTGCTGTTCATGTACTCCTGGAACCAGGTTTTAAACTCTCCCAGCTGGTGCTGGGCTCGATTAACTACCTGTGAAGCGGCAAGCAGGTCTCCACAGCGCATGCAGTAGTAAATTAGTGCCCACACAGGATGGCCTTCTACCTCTCCATCCTAAAAGAGGAACAGTAAGtgctcaaaataaacaaaaaaaagctgaGCTGACTGCTTTCATATGTGCTAAAACCAAGCTAAGCCCCTCTCCTTAAAATAAGTCACTTAATGTTCACAACAGCTCCCTGCGGTGAGAACCATTAACAGCCTTTTCCTCCCtgttttacaaacaaggaaactgaggcatggaagcGTTAAGTCATCTGTCCAAGTAAGCTGTTAAGTAACAATATGGCTCCAGAGCTTTTCCTCTGAAGCGCTATGTACCCCACCTGATCCAAAGTTACCCTGTGGTTTTTCCATGGAACCCCACGGGCCCACAGTAACTGGGTGACGTTCTTTTGTGataacatatacacatgcacTCCTACAACCCCCACAAAGCAAGGGCTAAAGATGTCACTGACCAGTAAGAGACTACCCTTATAGTACTCAAGTTTATAAAACGTCATAAAAATTTTACTCAGTATCTTGGTGTCAGGTACTGCTGGGCACTAGGGGATCTGAGAGATAGCTCTGTTCCCACTCTCTGAATACTACAGCTTATTTATCCCAAGTCTGGTTTTGCCATTTGTCTGCACAGCGGCCTGCGCTTACGcttctctctttgcttttcttcaacTCCTCCAGAAATAGGCCTCAGGCCTCCTTTCTTGGCACTTCCACCCTTCCCTCAGCAGGACTCTCTCTAAAACCCAGATCTGAACTTGCCCACTTAAACCCCTTTGAGCTGTTTAagtccaaagtgctgggcctggCACTTAAGGCCTTCACTAGTGGGCCCCAAGCTTGCCAAGCCCTACTGTGCACCCAGTCCTCCAGATactctctcctgcctccatgcATTTGTGCATGTGTTACCTCCTCCTGGTATACTCTTTTCCAAAACTTCAGGTTGGTGAACTCCTATTCTTTAAGAGCAAGTGAGAATCTCACCTTCTTTATGCAGCTAATCTCGTCTGTATCCTGCCACCCTTTGCATAAGGCTCCAGTTTAGCACTTTGCATTACTGTATGATAATCTCCCCAACTGGACCATGAGCTGAGAAGAGAACACATCCTAAAAACTACATTCAACTCCATTCTTCCAGCTGTTTTAGTCAAAAATCTCAGAAGTCATCCCTGACTCTGCCTCTCACACTCAAATCCACGTTCTTCAGCAAGTCCTACTGGCTCAGCTTTCAAAACATGTCAAGAACCCAATGGCATCTTCTCCATGCACTCTCCTCCACCCTGGGCTGAGCAACTACCACCATCACCTGGACTTCTATACTACCAGCCTCCTAAGAGGTCTTCACCTTCTGTCGTCACCCCTCTCTGAACTCATCTCCATACAGTAGTCTCCACACATATCCTCATTTTAACTGAAAATGCCAATCTGAGGGCAACTGCTCTGGGGGTGTAACTGATCACACAGAGAAAGTTGTCAGTACCTGTAGTCCAGGCAAGGGAGCTGGAAGTTTAATGTTCAGGAAACTTCGAACCAATTGGTAAGTCCCAGGCACCCCTCCCAGCTGGGCCTGATGCAAATTTCCAAAGACAGTCACAAGGGTGTAATTCTTATAactggaaaaattttaaaggaaaaaacagggaagattgaaaacatttattacaCATCTCTATGCCCATATCCATGACATTACACTGTAGCTTGGAAGGGCAGGGCCTAGACTTCAAGCTCAATGCAGAAGAGGAAACAATACATGCTTAATGAAGCAAACTATATTATTTACTCAGTGGGCTATGGATCACAGTAGATTTCTCATCACTGCGTAAACTCAAAAGAATCCCTGGAGGAACACAACTGTGGACTTCAAATACATTAAGGGTGGATATACAGAATAATAATCGCTCCAGCTCACAGCCTAATGCTCTGGTGGGTTCttgttaaactttttattttgaaaactttcaaaCCTACAAAAAGTTCAATGAATGCACATAACCTTTTACCTAGATTCaccaatttttaacatttctttatgttttctctctccacacacacataaCATACACACTTGTGCTTTTTTCTCCCCCCAAACCACTTGAAAATACGTTATAAAAATCAGGGGCTACTTTATCTGTAAATACTATATGGCTCTGAAGAACTAGGACCTTCTCCTGCCTAACCTCCATATCATTGCAATACCAAGAAACTTAACATTAATTTCTTattattatcaaaaatataacccaattttttaatagtttccttTACAGTTTTTAAATCCAGAATCTcatcaagaaaatataattgtCAAGCCACTTTCCCTTAATCTAAGATAATTCCATTAATTCcaccattatttttctttcatgacaatgatctttttcttttttttaagaggcagggtatTGCTGTGGTTCCCAGGCTGGGAAGCAGTGTCTATTAACaagtgctcttattttttttgagatagattctcaCTCTAgacgcccaggctgaagtgcagtggcgtgatctcggctcattgcaacctccgcctcccgggttttcaagcatttctcttgccttagcctcccaagcagttgggatgacaggcgcgggccaccaagcccagctaattttcatatttttagtagagatggagtttcaccatgttggccaggctggtctcgaactcctgacctcaagtaatccacctgccttggcctcccaaagtgctgggattacaggcaagagccaccacggctggcccaTAAGTGCCTTTAAAGCActctacagcctcaaactcctgggctcaagcaatcttcctgcctcaatctcctgagtagctggggctagaggtacatgccaccatgctcagctggaCACTGACCTTTTATTTATAGAGTCCAGGCCAGCTGTCTGGTAGAGTATCTAAGCTGGATTGTTATTTGATTCAGGTTCAACTTTTTTGACAGTAGCCCTACATAGCTAATGCTGGCATTTCCCACTGAATCCCACAATGACATAGGTAGCAGGTTTGCTTCTTTATTGGTAACACTAGATTTGATTCACTTGCTTGAAAAGTGTCCATCAGATTTCTCCATTacaatttattattatctttgtaCTTAACAAGTAATCTGTGGGGCAATACATGGACGTCATGTAAGTATTCTATTCAACAATCTTTTACTCAGCGGTTTTACTTTCCATTGATGGTCCTTGCTGAACCAGTTATTACACTGGTGGTTGCAAATTGATGATTTTTCTACCATTccctcttcatttatttactagCATGCTTCTTAAAATCCTCTGTAGTAGTTTTAAGTGTTTCCATACCAAGATTAAATAGTCCAATTCACAGATACCCAAATATGTGGTTAATGTAATAACTTTCTAAATATAGTATGTTCTTGTCAAAAACCACAGACTACCTCAAAAAGTCAGGTTTTCAACACCAGGTTAAGTAAAACAACAGAGAGAGTGAAACAAACAACCTAAATCTTAATAACAGGAAACagactcaacaaaaaaaaattttttttttttttgagacggagtctcgttctatccccaggctggagtacagtggtgccatctcggctcactgcaacctctgccctgcgggttcaagtgattctcctgcctcagcctcctgactagctgggtctacaggtgcgtgccatcatgcccggctaattttagtatttttagtacagaaggggtttcaccgtgtcggccagggtggtctcaatctcctgacctcgtgatccgcccgcctcggcctctcaaagtgctgagattacaggcataagccaccatgcccggctgactcAATGAAATTTTATGcggttataaaaaaaaaatactcagacTTCAAGaacaggggggaaaaaagaaatataacaagGTAATAGGAGCCTCTAGATGGTATACGGGTCCTCCCCTCTtttttcaagtcttatttttaGCATCTTCCAAAGTTTCTATAATAAgcatgtatcatttttataatgaaaaacaaacaaaatttaacaaatgttaatgAGTTCCCCATcactggaatttttatttatttatttattttagacagagtcttgctttgttgcccaggttggaatgcagtggcatgacctcggctcactgcaccctctgcctcctaggttcaagtgattctcctgcctcagcctcccaagtagctgggacttgtgccaagcgtgtaccaccatgcccagctaatttttgtatttttgtataatcggggtttcacgatgttggccaggctggtctcgaacccccaacctcaggtgatccatccaccgtggcctctcaaagtgctgggattacaggcatgagccactgcgcctggcctggaagtATTTATAAGCAGAGGTTGGATAAGAAATTGAGGAGTCCTGTAGCAGCCAGGACAAACAGATGCCCACTATGGTCTCTTCCAATTTGAATTAAGACAGTCCATGTGCTGACAAGGGCCTAAACTGAAGAAGTCTAAATTCCTTGAGGGCTAAGATATATATATCATGCCTTAAATCTTGGAATGTGGCAGGGAAGAGACAGACCAATCCTACATTTTCACAACATTTCAGCCttataattgaaaaattatttaggaCCGGTCTACTTTGCCATCTGGTGCATTGTATCACTTGAACTATTATATGCATACTGTCAGTGAATGAGcagcagagaaaaatattttaacactgagtataattattctaaaatatccCCTTTATCAAAGGTGACAATGAATGCTTACAAAAGATGCCATCAGAGAGTGATGCCACtagagtgaaaaataaacttaagaTTACAATTATGAAAGGAAATTCCCAAATAGCTCCAAGAAGCACTGTTAAAGAAATTAATGGAAcaagatacttttaaaaactaaacgaAAAGACTTAAAGAAATGGACTGGCTTACCAGCGATTTAAAACCAAGGAAAGCAGCCTAGTACCACTGGTGAAGTCAAGCACCAGTGTTAAGGATTAGAGTGATCAAGAAAAAAGCAGTCATGAGCAGTCATACACTTACactcactgaaaaaaataaataaaaataaaaaaaaatcctaagccaggcacggtggcttacgcctgtaatcctagcactttgggaagccgaacccagtggatcacctgaggtcaggagttcgagactagcctggccaacatggtgaaaccccatctctactaaaaatacaaaaattagctgggcatggtggcaggctaccatgctactcaagaggctgaggcaggagaatcgcttgaacctgagaggtggaggttgcacagagccaagagcacaccattacactacagcctgggcaacaagagcgaaactccatctccaaaaaaaaaaaaaagctgcgcatggtagcacacacctcaggaggctgaggtgggaggactgcttgagcctgggagggagaagttgcagcgagcccagattatgccaccacactccagcatgggtgacagagccagaccctgtcttacaaaaaaaaaaaaaaaaaaattcctagaagtTTTTGTATAGCATAAGAAGTTCTGACTCATTTTGCCGACTGGTAACGAATAAATGCTGCTACATATGTAGGTTCTTTACGGCTGAAGATTGATAAACccaaaacaatcacaaaaatTCAGCCAACGCTtagaagaattattttataaacccTTTATTCCTATACTAGGAgaataaaaatccattttgagCTCCAGATTTTTCTTAACCAGGGAATGGAAGCTAGTGAGTGTAATGTGTCTGATGGTGTTCATTTCAGTAGCTCTCGTCTAATTAATATAGTATTTGGTATAAAAACCTATTCTCCGCTGTACCAAGTTTGAATTACCTCAGTAACATACAAGGAAATCTTCTGACTTCCTAAGGAAGTATTGTTTTATTGACAAAAGGCGATCTCACTGCAAGGCTGCtggcaggtgcagaggctcagtGGCAAAGGCCTGTAATTTTGCAAGTGTATTCAACTTGGCTTTCTCTTCTCAAGCCAGCAGGGAGGGGCCCagcaccctgtctctaaaataaagagATTCTATTGCACACTCATGGCAATCCCTGCTGGCCAATTCAGAATTGGAAGGAGTATCC
This genomic interval carries:
- the NUP93 gene encoding nuclear pore complex protein Nup93 isoform X4 → MAEEYHRESMLVEWEQVKQRILHTLLASGEDALDFTQESEPSYISDVGPPGRSSLDSIEMAYARQIYIYNEKIVNGHLQPNLVDLCSSVAELDDKSISDMWTMVKQMTDVLLTPATDALKNRSSVEVRMEFVRQALAYLEQSYKNYTLVTVFGNLHQAQLGGVPGTYQLVRSFLNIKLPAPLPGLQDGEVEGHPVWALIYYCMRCGDLLAASQVVNRAQHQLGEFKTWFQEYMNSKDRRLSPATENKLRLHYRRALRNNTDPYKRAVYCIIGRCDVTDNQSEVADKTEDYLWLKLNQVCFDDDGTSSPQDRLTLSQFQKQLLEDYGESHFTVNQQPFLYFQVLFLTAQFEAAIAFLFRMERLRCHAVHVALVLFELKLLLKSSGQSAQLLSHEPGDPPCMRRLNFVRLLMLYTRKFESTDPREALQYFYFLRDEKDSQGENMFLRCVSELVIESREFDMILGKLENDGSRKPGVIDKFTSDTKPIINKVASVAENKGLFEEAAKLYDLAKNADKVLELMNKLLSPVVPQISAPQSNKERLKNMALSIAERYRAQGISANKFVDSTFYLLLDLITFFDEYHSGHIDRAFDIIERLKLVPLNQESVEERVAAFRNFSDEIRHNLSEVLLATMNILFTQFKRLKGTSPSSSSRPQRVIEDRDSQLRSQARTLITFAGMIPYRTSGDTNARLVQMEVLMN
- the NUP93 gene encoding nuclear pore complex protein Nup93 isoform X3; translated protein: MDTEGFGELLQQAEQLAAETEGISELPHVERNLQEIQQAGERLRSRTLTRTSQETADVKASVLLGSRGLDISHISQRLESLSAATTFEPLEPVKDTDIQGFLKNEKDNALLSAIEESRKRTFGMAEEYHRESMLVEWEQVKQRILHTLLASGEDALDFTQESEPSYISDVGPPGRSSLDSIEMAYARQIYIYNEKIVNGHLQPNLVDLCSSVAELDDKSISDMWTMVKQMTDVLLTPATDALKNRSSVEVRMEFVRQALAYLEQSYKNYTLVTVFGNLHQAQLGGVPGTYQLVRSFLNIKLPAPLPGLQDGEVEGHPVWALIYYCMRCGDLLAASQVVNRAQHQLGEFKTWFQEYMNSKDRRLSPATENKLRLHYRRALRNNTDPYKRAVYCIIGRCDVTDNQSEVADKTEDYLWLKLNQVCFDDDGTSSPQDRLTLSQFQKQLLEDYGESHFTVNQQPFLYFQVLFLTAQFEAAIAFLFRMERLRCHAVHVALVLFELKLLLKSSGQSAQLLSHEPGDPPCMRRLNFVRLLMLYTRKFESTDPREALQYFYFLRDEKDSQGENMFLRCVSELVIESREFDMILGKLENDGSRKPGVIDKFTSDTKPIINKVASVAENKGLFEEAAKLYDLAKNADKVLELMNKLLSPVVPQISAPQSNKERLKNMALSIAERYRAQGISANKFVDSTFYLLLDLITFFDEYHSGHIDRAFDIIERLKLVPLNQESVEERVAAFRNFSDEQLRSQARTLITFAGMIPYRTSGDTNARLVQMEVLMN